From a single Paenibacillus sp. FSL R5-0345 genomic region:
- the cls gene encoding cardiolipin synthase yields MRRGLQSIIIIGAFIAFYYFGFGIFGSTAGTIISIFSTLTVISISLAIFMENRNPSTTMSWILLLALIPVLGLVFYFLFGQNVFKRRKYDKKAQRDLMAYERIENDALRTHQDWSVFDPSRQKLLLLSKTLARTPISFASETRILTNGEETFGTLLLELRQAKHHIHMEYYIFRADHIGTRIQQILIAKARAGVSVRFMYDAVGSFQLSRAFLKEMVDAGVQVASYGNSTSFFSSRVNYRNHRKIVVIDGDVGFMGGLNVGDEYLSRSKTYGFWRDTHMLIRGEAVRTMQIIFLQDWMHTTGEKILEQDYLTPQLHFMTGDGAVQIIASGPDNERRALKNIFFSMITSAEKSVWIASPYFIPDEDILTAIRVAAISGLDVRLLFPAKPDKWIPFLASHSYFPALLEAGVKIYEYEKGFIHSKLLIVDGEIATIGTANMDMRSFHLNFEVNALLLQAESVTRIVADFERDLLSTTQIVHETFMNKRMVVRILESAARLMSPLL; encoded by the coding sequence ATGAGAAGAGGACTTCAATCTATAATTATTATTGGGGCTTTCATAGCATTTTATTATTTTGGTTTTGGTATTTTTGGGAGTACTGCTGGAACGATTATTAGTATTTTCTCCACACTGACCGTCATTTCGATTAGTTTGGCTATTTTTATGGAGAACCGTAATCCTTCTACCACAATGTCTTGGATTCTTTTGCTTGCGTTGATACCGGTGCTAGGTCTAGTCTTCTATTTTTTATTCGGACAGAACGTGTTTAAACGCCGTAAATATGATAAAAAAGCACAACGAGATCTTATGGCCTATGAGCGGATTGAGAATGACGCCTTACGCACGCATCAAGATTGGTCGGTCTTTGATCCCTCGCGCCAAAAACTACTGCTATTATCCAAGACCTTAGCGCGCACTCCGATTTCCTTTGCTTCAGAGACGCGTATACTCACCAATGGTGAAGAGACGTTTGGGACATTACTGTTAGAGTTGCGACAAGCTAAACACCATATACATATGGAGTATTACATCTTCCGTGCGGATCATATTGGAACGCGTATTCAACAGATTTTGATCGCGAAGGCACGCGCGGGTGTGTCAGTTCGATTCATGTATGATGCAGTAGGTAGCTTTCAGCTTTCCAGAGCCTTTTTGAAAGAGATGGTTGATGCTGGGGTACAGGTGGCTTCATATGGTAATTCCACCTCCTTTTTCTCTAGCCGGGTGAATTACCGGAATCACCGAAAAATTGTCGTCATCGATGGCGATGTCGGGTTCATGGGTGGACTCAATGTGGGGGATGAATACTTAAGCCGCAGCAAAACTTATGGATTCTGGCGCGACACCCATATGTTGATTAGAGGCGAAGCGGTACGGACGATGCAAATCATTTTCTTGCAAGATTGGATGCATACTACGGGTGAAAAAATACTGGAGCAGGATTATCTCACGCCACAGCTACACTTCATGACAGGGGACGGAGCAGTACAGATTATTGCGAGTGGACCGGACAATGAGCGCCGTGCACTCAAAAATATATTCTTCTCCATGATCACTTCTGCTGAGAAATCAGTATGGATTGCCAGCCCTTATTTCATTCCGGACGAGGATATCCTAACTGCGATCCGTGTAGCAGCCATATCCGGTCTAGATGTTCGCTTGTTATTCCCTGCTAAGCCGGATAAATGGATTCCGTTTCTGGCTTCGCACTCCTATTTCCCGGCATTGCTGGAGGCTGGAGTGAAGATTTATGAATACGAAAAGGGCTTTATACACTCTAAGCTTTTAATCGTGGATGGTGAAATAGCGACTATTGGTACGGCAAATATGGACATGCGGAGCTTCCATCTTAACTTTGAGGTTAACGCATTACTGCTTCAGGCAGAGAGTGTTACACGAATCGTTGCTGATTTTGAACGGGATTTACTGTCTACCACTCAGATTGTGCATGAGACCTTTATGAATAAACGCATGGTGGTACGTATACTGGAATCTGCCGCCAGATTAATGTCCCCCCTGCTATAA
- a CDS encoding TetR/AcrR family transcriptional regulator — MSDKTVDKQEQIIKIAMQLFAVKGSSSTSMQEIAELCGISKGSLYLVFKSKEELERSIFLYCYRMIRDPLLREEQETQRTPREKLRNQIEILLSHVYELREFLQRQIQEVAGKGFDTDVPEWLRRNNASFLRWLQVKMETLYGKDIVPYTGDLCIVGHGLIKSYIAVIFRQDTHLSLAVMADHLMNLLDIIVAGLLTSKQAPLINSTILASWMEENEESKRKNPLQIIKDMKTVVSKLDSIEPEESADLLESLNILEGEVLLPHPRKAIIQGMLSNLQSCSELTTPLEELRKLVTSFSNHSCVFR, encoded by the coding sequence ATGAGCGATAAAACTGTGGACAAACAAGAGCAGATAATTAAGATCGCCATGCAGTTATTCGCTGTAAAAGGCTCCTCATCCACGTCCATGCAAGAGATCGCCGAATTATGCGGAATTTCGAAGGGAAGCTTGTATCTAGTATTCAAATCAAAAGAAGAACTGGAACGAAGTATTTTTCTCTACTGTTACCGAATGATTCGTGATCCCTTATTGCGTGAAGAACAAGAAACCCAAAGAACACCGCGTGAGAAGCTTAGGAATCAAATAGAAATTCTACTGAGCCATGTATACGAATTACGGGAGTTCTTACAGCGTCAAATTCAGGAAGTTGCCGGAAAAGGATTTGATACTGATGTACCGGAATGGCTACGTAGAAACAATGCCTCCTTCTTGCGCTGGCTTCAGGTGAAGATGGAGACCCTTTATGGAAAAGACATCGTTCCCTATACCGGAGATTTATGTATTGTAGGTCATGGACTAATCAAGTCATATATTGCGGTTATTTTTCGTCAGGATACCCATTTGTCCCTTGCCGTTATGGCTGATCATCTAATGAATCTACTAGATATTATTGTAGCTGGTCTTCTTACAAGTAAGCAGGCGCCTCTCATCAACTCTACTATTCTAGCAAGCTGGATGGAGGAGAATGAGGAGAGTAAGCGCAAGAATCCACTTCAGATCATTAAGGACATGAAGACTGTGGTCAGTAAATTAGATAGTATAGAACCCGAAGAGTCAGCCGATTTGCTGGAATCACTCAACATTCTAGAAGGCGAAGTTCTCTTACCACACCCACGCAAAGCAATCATACAGGGGATGTTGTCCAACCTCCAATCCTGCTCAGAGCTCACTACACCATTGGAAGAATTGAGGAAGCTGGTTACCTCTTTTTCAAATCATTCATGCGTATTTCGTTAA
- a CDS encoding efflux RND transporter permease subunit — MKSLINFSLRNKFAIWLLTIIIVFAGLYSGLTMKQETLPNISIPYLSVTTIYPGAAPEGVVNDVSKPLEQKLRNVDGVKTITSTSLENASSIQIEFDYGTNLDNATAAVRESLNEVSLPDNAQKPSISRFSLSSMPVVSLSLSNGDSEDLEELTRIAENDIRPALEDVEGVASIQISGQYVKEVSLKFNQDKLSQYGLTEDTVKGIIQGSSLRVPLGLFEMDKAQKAVVIDGNITTVDDLKNVAIPVMPTGAAGAAGAGSPGAEAAGAAGAGAGSAAGAGAVGGAANMGLPTVKLGELATIEVVGNSESISRTNGKESIGIQIVKANDANTVDVVNGVKDKTEELKAQYKGIDLTVLLDQGKPIEDSVNTMLSKAVFGALFAVIIILVFLRNIRSTIISIISIPLSLLIAVLCLRQMDITLNMMTLGAMTVAIGRVVDDSIVVIENIYRRLSLSGEKLKGRELISAATREMFVPIMSSTIVTIAVFLPLALVSGMVGELFLPFALTMVFALLASLVVAITLVPAMAHSLFRNGLKGKKTHSEKPDRLSAGYQKILNWCLSHKLVTFGVAVLLLAGSLFLIKPIGVSFMPSQEDKTVMLTYSPKAGQRTEEVQEQGLKAEKYILAQQHVDKMQYSIGGGGPMGMGGSSNSGLFFIVYDSDTPDFENVKEKLIEGLAAEVPDGVWGDMSAMMSGGMGGSTLTVNIFGDELDQIKPVADDIAKIVQADTSNFKDGETSLKEAYDQYTIVADQEKLSSLGLTAGQIAMKLAPAGTRPVLTEVEMDGKNYKVYIETDKETYKSIKEMEEATLTSPLGISVPIGQVAKIENGSSPDSITRMDGKMKVDVTAEIISSDVNSASNIVKEKVDAMELPDGVTVSFGGVTEQINDTFGQLGIAMAAAIAIVYFVLVVTFGGGLAPFAILFSLPFTIIGVLVALLIAGETLNVSSLMGALMLIGIVVTNAIVLIDRVIHKEKEGMTTRQALLEAGGTRLRPILMTALATIGALLPLVTGLENSAGIISKGLGVTVIGGLISSTLLTLVVVPVVYEFLMKFRSKKVID, encoded by the coding sequence ATGAAAAGCTTAATTAATTTCTCGCTCAGGAACAAATTTGCCATTTGGCTTCTGACGATAATCATTGTATTTGCCGGTTTATATAGCGGACTGACAATGAAGCAAGAAACCTTACCTAATATTAGTATACCCTATCTTAGCGTAACAACCATTTATCCGGGTGCTGCACCAGAAGGTGTCGTAAATGATGTCAGCAAACCCTTGGAGCAAAAGCTACGCAATGTGGATGGTGTAAAAACGATCACCTCTACTTCTCTGGAGAATGCCTCCAGTATCCAAATCGAGTTCGATTATGGTACGAATCTGGATAATGCGACAGCAGCAGTTCGCGAATCGCTAAATGAAGTCTCACTGCCAGACAATGCGCAGAAGCCTTCCATTTCTCGCTTTAGCCTTAGCTCAATGCCTGTCGTTTCCCTCAGTCTATCCAATGGGGATTCAGAGGATCTCGAGGAACTAACCCGTATTGCCGAGAACGACATTCGCCCTGCCCTTGAGGATGTTGAGGGTGTCGCTTCTATACAAATCTCTGGACAATATGTTAAAGAGGTTTCGCTTAAGTTCAATCAAGACAAGCTGAGCCAATATGGATTAACCGAAGATACAGTTAAAGGTATTATTCAAGGCTCTTCCCTCCGTGTTCCACTAGGACTGTTCGAGATGGACAAAGCCCAAAAGGCAGTAGTAATAGATGGCAACATCACTACTGTTGATGATCTTAAAAATGTGGCCATTCCAGTGATGCCAACTGGGGCTGCCGGTGCTGCTGGTGCTGGTTCTCCTGGAGCTGAGGCTGCTGGGGCTGCCGGAGCAGGTGCCGGAAGTGCTGCTGGTGCAGGCGCTGTAGGCGGAGCTGCAAATATGGGACTGCCAACTGTGAAGCTGGGAGAGCTTGCCACGATTGAGGTTGTTGGGAATTCTGAATCTATCTCCCGTACGAATGGTAAAGAATCGATCGGTATCCAGATTGTCAAAGCCAATGATGCCAACACTGTTGATGTCGTAAATGGCGTTAAGGACAAAACTGAAGAATTAAAAGCACAATATAAAGGCATCGATCTAACAGTTCTGCTTGACCAAGGTAAGCCGATTGAGGACTCCGTAAATACAATGTTGTCCAAGGCAGTATTTGGTGCACTTTTCGCAGTAATCATCATTTTGGTCTTCCTGCGGAATATCCGTTCGACGATCATTTCTATCATCTCAATTCCATTATCACTACTGATCGCAGTGTTATGTCTGCGTCAAATGGATATCACGCTTAATATGATGACCCTTGGAGCGATGACCGTTGCTATCGGGCGGGTAGTCGATGACTCGATTGTCGTCATAGAGAACATATACCGGCGGCTCTCCTTATCTGGTGAGAAGCTAAAAGGTCGGGAATTAATCAGTGCAGCGACCCGTGAAATGTTCGTACCCATCATGTCCTCAACGATTGTAACCATCGCGGTGTTCTTACCGCTTGCTCTCGTAAGTGGTATGGTTGGCGAGCTGTTCTTGCCTTTCGCTTTAACCATGGTCTTCGCCCTGCTCGCTTCATTGGTGGTTGCGATTACCCTAGTGCCTGCAATGGCTCACTCCTTGTTCCGCAATGGGTTAAAAGGCAAGAAAACGCACAGTGAGAAACCAGACAGACTGTCTGCCGGTTATCAAAAAATTCTGAACTGGTGTCTTTCTCATAAGCTCGTTACGTTCGGAGTCGCAGTTCTCCTCCTTGCGGGCAGCTTGTTCCTGATCAAGCCTATCGGCGTTAGCTTTATGCCTTCTCAAGAGGATAAAACGGTAATGTTAACCTACTCACCGAAGGCTGGACAAAGAACTGAAGAAGTTCAAGAGCAAGGCCTGAAAGCTGAGAAATATATTTTAGCGCAGCAGCATGTGGATAAAATGCAATATTCCATCGGTGGCGGCGGCCCAATGGGTATGGGCGGATCCAGCAACTCAGGACTCTTTTTCATCGTTTATGATAGCGATACTCCTGATTTCGAAAACGTAAAAGAGAAGTTGATCGAAGGCTTAGCCGCAGAAGTTCCAGATGGTGTATGGGGCGATATGTCCGCCATGATGAGCGGAGGTATGGGTGGAAGCACGTTAACCGTAAATATATTCGGAGATGAACTAGATCAAATTAAGCCGGTAGCGGATGACATCGCCAAGATCGTACAAGCTGACACCTCTAATTTCAAAGATGGAGAAACAAGCCTCAAAGAAGCTTACGATCAATATACGATTGTAGCGGATCAAGAAAAGCTTAGCTCCCTTGGACTTACAGCGGGACAAATTGCGATGAAGCTAGCTCCTGCCGGCACACGTCCAGTACTCACAGAAGTAGAAATGGACGGCAAGAACTACAAAGTCTATATCGAAACTGATAAAGAAACGTATAAGAGTATTAAAGAAATGGAAGAGGCTACATTGACTTCACCACTAGGCATTTCCGTGCCAATCGGGCAAGTCGCTAAAATTGAAAACGGCTCTTCCCCTGACTCGATTACTCGGATGGACGGTAAAATGAAGGTAGATGTCACTGCTGAGATTATTTCTAGTGACGTCAATAGTGCTTCAAATATCGTGAAGGAAAAAGTAGATGCTATGGAATTACCTGATGGCGTAACGGTTAGCTTCGGTGGTGTAACTGAGCAGATCAATGATACGTTTGGTCAATTAGGTATTGCTATGGCAGCTGCTATTGCCATCGTATACTTCGTGCTTGTGGTTACATTTGGCGGTGGATTAGCTCCATTTGCTATCCTGTTCTCACTTCCTTTCACCATCATCGGGGTACTCGTAGCCCTTCTGATTGCTGGGGAAACCTTAAACGTCTCCTCCCTCATGGGTGCGCTGATGTTGATTGGTATCGTAGTTACAAATGCGATTGTCCTCATCGACCGCGTTATTCATAAGGAAAAAGAAGGAATGACCACACGTCAAGCCTTGCTTGAAGCAGGCGGTACACGTTTACGTCCAATCTTGATGACTGCACTTGCAACAATTGGTGCATTGCTGCCACTGGTTACAGGACTCGAAAACAGTGCGGGGATCATCTCCAAAGGACTAGGCGTTACTGTTATCGGCGGTTTGATCAGCTCCACGCTGCTGACACTTGTAGTAGTGCCAGTCGTGTATGAATTCCTGATGAAATTCCGCAGTAAAAAGGTAATTGACTAG
- a CDS encoding TorD/DmsD family molecular chaperone: MTMQTVPSLAVPEAFSHWLESRGLIYQLLVDFLGRKPSLSLVAQWSRNRKMSVAAEMTEGGRELKRYLSQEPNKLPYICEKESQEYKRLMHEQTVSSFKLREAAILGRSEDFCNVLADVYTSAGIVFNKCNGEADDHIAIELEFMAVMHERMLYNSFSIRSAMDLLDIQVAFLEDHLLQWTPQFCEKLNAATDSTLYLGLSHMLVEFLPLDLQMLRSWRASLESSATAMV, from the coding sequence ATGACTATGCAAACTGTTCCATCGCTCGCCGTGCCGGAGGCATTTAGCCATTGGTTGGAAAGTCGGGGATTAATATATCAGCTTTTAGTGGATTTTTTGGGTAGAAAACCATCACTCTCGCTTGTGGCTCAGTGGAGCCGCAATCGCAAGATGAGTGTTGCAGCAGAGATGACGGAAGGTGGACGGGAACTGAAACGATATTTGAGTCAGGAACCGAATAAGCTACCTTATATATGCGAGAAAGAGAGCCAAGAGTATAAACGGCTTATGCATGAACAAACAGTAAGCTCTTTTAAATTACGTGAAGCTGCTATTCTAGGGCGTTCTGAAGATTTCTGCAACGTGCTTGCTGATGTGTATACTTCCGCGGGAATCGTATTTAACAAATGTAATGGTGAGGCTGATGATCATATTGCTATTGAGCTGGAATTTATGGCAGTAATGCATGAGCGGATGTTGTACAATAGCTTCTCAATTAGAAGTGCTATGGATCTACTTGATATTCAGGTAGCCTTTTTGGAGGATCATTTACTGCAATGGACTCCACAGTTCTGTGAGAAATTAAATGCGGCAACGGATAGTACGTTGTATTTGGGACTTTCCCATATGCTCGTTGAGTTTCTACCCCTTGATTTGCAAATGCTGCGTTCCTGGAGAGCTTCGCTGGAGAGCAGTGCAACAGCAATGGTATAA
- the moaA gene encoding GTP 3',8-cyclase MoaA, with product MEPLTDPFGRLHDYIRISVTDRCNLRCIYCMPAEGMEFQPQDEILSYEEITAIVESLAPLGLRKVRLTGGEPLVRKDLEKLVTMISAIPGIDDISLTTNGLMLPAKAALLKEAGLSRVNISLDSLRQDRFSMITRGGEVSKVLKGIEAAQAAGLEPIKLNVVLMKGINDDEIKDFISLTLNSPLNVRFIEYMPIGSATDSWRQSYLPLETVIEACTAAGWETEEAEMPSGNGPSQNRRVIGAQGTFGLIHPVSDHFCDNCNRLRLTADGHIKACLYWEDEYNVRPLISDPAAVQALFRKALGNKPHNHEMALALEKKAQSHTPTARRMSQIGG from the coding sequence ATGGAGCCGCTGACGGACCCTTTTGGACGTTTACACGATTACATCCGCATTTCGGTTACCGACCGCTGCAACCTGCGTTGCATTTATTGTATGCCAGCGGAAGGGATGGAATTCCAGCCGCAGGACGAGATTCTAAGCTATGAGGAAATCACCGCAATTGTGGAATCGCTAGCCCCCCTTGGATTGCGTAAGGTACGGCTAACAGGAGGAGAACCTCTTGTACGCAAAGACCTGGAGAAGCTAGTGACTATGATATCCGCCATTCCGGGGATTGACGATATTTCACTGACTACGAACGGATTAATGCTTCCAGCGAAAGCAGCGCTGCTAAAAGAAGCCGGGCTGTCACGAGTGAATATCAGTCTGGACTCTTTACGGCAAGATCGCTTCTCTATGATTACACGCGGCGGTGAAGTCTCCAAGGTACTAAAGGGAATCGAGGCAGCACAAGCTGCTGGACTGGAGCCAATCAAGCTTAACGTTGTATTAATGAAGGGGATTAATGATGACGAGATCAAAGACTTCATCTCCCTTACGTTGAACAGTCCACTAAATGTACGCTTTATTGAATATATGCCCATCGGAAGTGCTACTGATTCTTGGCGCCAATCCTATCTGCCGCTGGAAACGGTTATAGAAGCTTGTACTGCGGCCGGCTGGGAGACCGAGGAGGCAGAGATGCCATCTGGTAATGGCCCTTCCCAGAATCGGCGGGTTATTGGAGCGCAAGGAACGTTCGGTCTAATCCATCCAGTAAGCGATCACTTTTGCGATAACTGCAATCGTCTAAGACTAACTGCAGATGGCCATATCAAAGCTTGTCTATATTGGGAAGATGAGTACAATGTCCGCCCCCTAATAAGCGATCCCGCAGCAGTGCAGGCCTTATTCCGCAAAGCTCTGGGTAACAAGCCACATAACCACGAAATGGCATTAGCCTTGGAGAAAAAAGCACAAAGCCACACGCCGACGGCTCGGCGTATGTCTCAAATTGGAGGCTAG
- a CDS encoding S-layer homology domain-containing protein: MKKSKIRVFLTSSLAVLLLAPNFSLQTVYSASGESTPDFTATTSEHSGKWMTGEYHAHTYESNDAQESLKSVLDAAFEQNGFDWMALADHLRVSDRDDEGVNIPGGSIPMSQGIVDYQNEKIKKLQAEGKYAGKIIFSGFEWDMPQYDHAAVGIVTDQPGSAEALKAINQFEYLFTNRDVSMFDPADVAEWSAADTRSFSTKEDTRTAMKWLSSHYPDSYVLINHPSRKNGTSSELKIEDIRDFNNVDPNLVFGFEGMLGNQMSSDRGETPETYGGTDVKVAQLGGMWDALLGEGRRFWNFANSDFHFKTKNDQFSSGYWPGEYSKNYTWVDGSDINAVVDGMRSGKSFSVFGDLINALEFNVSGDGQEEEMGGELDVKQGDDLELTIRFKSPQQNNNGDAVKVDHVDLISGEVNGKVDPGSPEYTKATNDTTKVLKRFTSEDWTTDAEGYNVIKYQVGAADKDRYFRLRGTNLGTDVAGETVNGEPQIDPKNNTVDNLTRFEEINARNYSDMWFYSNPIFVDVESYSDQQAVNDTMTELDLGDTSAVTSDLTLPTEGKHGTSILWNSSNPVLMTNEGKLIYQPKKDTKLTLTATIQRGLATETKAFEVTLSGDDSITPLALHSTLKTENGQTYLSGSWTNQSVSVSVYASVYIPGSDVSIQLANDVNGDFLPYESGKVVEISEEGQHQLQFEATDSLENKTTLPITVNIDRTAPVITLKGESNLSLTQGDDFKDLGADVTDKVGVAGSILVTGTVDVQTPGTYTLKYNATDLAGNAAAEVVRTVVVNAGNSSGGGDNNGGGSGPVATSVPTPTPSPTEQPSTTPYVELDVKAQQGGTGTLKDMGSFTIPAGALSADSEIVFTVVATGETPVMGDLQAVSAALELTSDKIGMLNKPVELSLNYDAGQITPGHKAAIYYYNEQLNKWVYVGGSIQSDGTITTSVNQFAKYAVFNYKAPSPTDLNNHWSTEFTDRLIGMGIMKGYEDHTFRPNEDVTRAQFASMIVRALGLQTTGSTVKFEDQSAIPAWAAGDVAAAVDAGILRGYDVNGKKFFEPSEKITRAEMSVMLANALKVNAHKQTDNEGNFVDLASIPQWAQSSVQAGVEAGILGGFEDHTFRPENNATRAEAATTLYKLLEALYL; encoded by the coding sequence TTGAAGAAGAGCAAAATTCGCGTTTTTCTGACCAGTTCGCTTGCCGTATTATTGTTAGCACCCAACTTTTCATTACAGACAGTTTACAGTGCTTCAGGTGAATCAACGCCTGATTTCACAGCTACAACTTCAGAACATTCAGGGAAATGGATGACAGGTGAATACCATGCACATACTTATGAATCGAATGATGCTCAGGAATCTTTGAAAAGTGTGCTAGATGCTGCATTTGAACAAAATGGTTTTGACTGGATGGCACTGGCTGACCATCTTCGGGTATCTGACCGGGATGACGAAGGGGTGAATATCCCTGGCGGTTCTATTCCGATGTCTCAAGGCATTGTGGATTATCAAAATGAGAAAATTAAGAAATTACAGGCAGAAGGCAAATACGCTGGGAAAATCATTTTTTCCGGCTTTGAGTGGGATATGCCTCAATATGATCATGCAGCGGTTGGCATTGTTACAGATCAACCAGGGTCCGCAGAAGCTTTGAAGGCTATTAATCAATTTGAATATTTATTTACTAATCGGGATGTAAGTATGTTCGATCCGGCAGATGTGGCTGAGTGGAGTGCGGCGGATACTAGATCTTTTTCTACAAAAGAAGATACACGCACAGCTATGAAATGGCTAAGCAGTCATTATCCAGATAGTTATGTACTGATCAATCATCCCTCCAGAAAAAATGGAACAAGCTCGGAGCTTAAAATAGAGGATATCCGGGACTTTAATAATGTCGATCCAAATCTTGTCTTCGGCTTTGAAGGTATGCTGGGCAATCAGATGTCGAGTGATCGAGGAGAGACGCCTGAGACTTACGGGGGTACAGATGTCAAGGTTGCTCAGCTTGGAGGAATGTGGGATGCTCTGCTTGGTGAGGGCCGCAGGTTCTGGAATTTTGCTAACTCAGATTTTCATTTCAAAACAAAAAATGATCAATTCTCTAGCGGTTACTGGCCTGGTGAGTATTCCAAAAACTACACCTGGGTGGATGGCTCCGATATTAATGCTGTCGTAGACGGGATGCGGTCAGGGAAATCCTTCTCTGTCTTTGGAGATCTCATCAACGCCTTAGAGTTTAATGTATCAGGAGATGGGCAAGAGGAAGAAATGGGCGGCGAACTGGACGTAAAACAAGGCGACGACCTAGAGCTTACGATCCGTTTCAAAAGTCCACAGCAAAATAACAATGGCGATGCCGTTAAAGTGGACCATGTAGATTTGATCTCCGGTGAAGTCAACGGCAAGGTTGATCCTGGGTCGCCTGAGTACACCAAAGCAACTAACGATACAACAAAAGTACTGAAACGTTTCACAAGCGAGGACTGGACTACAGATGCCGAAGGCTACAATGTTATTAAGTATCAGGTAGGGGCAGCGGACAAGGATCGTTATTTCCGTTTAAGAGGAACTAATCTTGGAACTGACGTTGCTGGAGAAACCGTAAACGGCGAACCGCAGATTGATCCTAAAAATAATACTGTCGATAACCTGACTCGTTTCGAAGAAATCAATGCCCGTAATTATAGTGATATGTGGTTTTATTCCAATCCGATTTTTGTTGATGTGGAGTCGTACAGCGATCAGCAGGCCGTTAACGATACTATGACTGAGTTAGATCTAGGAGACACAAGCGCAGTAACTTCTGATCTAACGTTGCCTACCGAAGGCAAACACGGAACAAGTATTCTTTGGAACAGCTCTAATCCGGTTCTGATGACGAATGAAGGTAAACTCATCTACCAACCTAAAAAGGATACGAAGTTAACCTTAACAGCTACGATCCAGCGGGGATTGGCTACGGAAACGAAGGCTTTTGAAGTAACGCTTAGCGGAGATGATAGCATTACTCCATTGGCGCTTCATAGCACATTAAAGACTGAGAACGGACAAACGTATTTAAGCGGTAGCTGGACGAATCAGAGTGTTTCCGTAAGTGTATATGCCAGCGTATATATTCCTGGGTCAGATGTATCTATTCAATTAGCGAATGATGTGAACGGAGATTTCCTACCCTATGAAAGCGGGAAAGTAGTTGAGATTTCGGAAGAAGGGCAACATCAACTGCAATTTGAGGCAACAGATTCTTTAGAAAATAAGACAACATTGCCGATTACTGTGAATATCGATCGGACTGCACCTGTGATTACCTTGAAGGGGGAGAGCAATCTTAGTCTGACTCAAGGCGATGACTTCAAGGACCTGGGCGCAGACGTTACTGACAAGGTTGGGGTTGCAGGCTCTATCCTGGTGACAGGAACAGTGGATGTTCAGACTCCAGGAACCTATACACTGAAGTACAATGCCACAGATTTGGCTGGTAATGCGGCTGCTGAGGTTGTACGCACCGTAGTTGTAAATGCGGGCAACAGCAGTGGAGGGGGAGATAATAACGGAGGGGGCAGCGGCCCAGTTGCAACTTCAGTCCCTACGCCAACGCCATCTCCTACAGAGCAGCCTTCTACAACTCCGTATGTGGAATTGGATGTAAAAGCACAGCAGGGAGGAACGGGCACACTTAAAGACATGGGCAGCTTTACAATTCCGGCTGGAGCATTGTCTGCAGACAGTGAAATTGTCTTTACGGTTGTTGCCACCGGTGAGACACCAGTGATGGGTGATCTTCAGGCTGTGAGTGCAGCATTAGAGCTTACTAGCGACAAGATTGGAATGCTTAATAAACCCGTAGAACTATCTCTGAATTACGATGCGGGTCAGATTACACCAGGGCATAAAGCAGCTATTTACTATTACAATGAACAGCTTAATAAGTGGGTATATGTAGGTGGAAGCATCCAATCGGATGGGACTATAACTACAAGTGTAAATCAATTTGCCAAATATGCTGTGTTTAATTATAAGGCCCCGTCGCCTACTGATTTGAATAATCATTGGTCCACAGAATTTACAGACCGTCTAATTGGCATGGGCATCATGAAAGGGTACGAGGATCATACCTTCCGCCCGAATGAGGATGTTACCCGGGCGCAGTTCGCTTCTATGATTGTAAGGGCGCTTGGTTTGCAAACTACAGGCAGCACAGTGAAATTCGAGGATCAAAGTGCGATTCCAGCTTGGGCTGCAGGTGATGTAGCAGCGGCGGTAGATGCCGGAATCCTTCGTGGATATGATGTAAACGGTAAAAAGTTCTTCGAGCCTTCTGAGAAGATTACACGTGCTGAAATGTCAGTTATGCTCGCTAATGCTTTGAAGGTCAATGCCCATAAGCAAACGGATAATGAGGGGAACTTTGTGGATCTTGCTTCCATTCCACAATGGGCACAGTCATCTGTGCAAGCAGGTGTTGAAGCTGGTATTTTGGGTGGATTTGAGGATCATACGTTCCGACCTGAGAATAATGCTACAAGAGCGGAGGCAGCAACGACGCTTTACAAGCTGCTCGAGGCTCTATATCTATAA